CGCTGCTGGGCTGAGGCCATCCCAACCATCTTCGCCGATCCCGACGATCGATAACCAGTTCTCCCTAACATCCGATCTCGCAGTTCCAAGTTGAGTTAGCAGCATGATTGGTCAAACTCCATAGGTTCGCGGAGTGTAGATCATCTCCCGGTGATTCGACAGCGCAAGGTTGCGAGTGGTAGAGGAGCCTACGAGGATGAGCGTCTGCATATCAGCCAGGTCCGGGTCGAATCGCGCGAGGTCTGTAATCACAATTTTCTCATCAGGCCTGCCGACAGCGCGGGCGAATACCACCGGCGTCTCGGGAGCTCTGTATCCTGAGAGAATTGCTTGTGCTTCTGCCAACTGCCACTTTCGCTCGGAAGAGATTGGGTTGTAAATCGCCAATGCGAAATCAGCGGAAGCCACCGCGTGCAGCCTCTTCACAATAACTTCCCAAGGTTTCAAACGATCGGACAGCGAAAGAACGCAAAAGTCGTGGCCGAGGGGAGCACCAATTCTGGCTGCTGCCGCCTGCATAGCCGATATCCCAGGAACGATGCGGATGTCTAGAGAACGCCAAGCCTCCGGCCCCTGATCGACCGACTCCAATACGGCAGTGGCCATTGCAAAGATTCCTGGATCGCCGGACGAAACGACGCATACGCGCCTGCCAGATGCGGCGAGGGAAAGAGCATGCTGCGCGCGCTCCGCCTCCACCTTGTTGTCAGATCCGAAGCGACGTTGACCGGATCGAAGTGGAACGCGGTCCAGATATCGTTGGTACCCTACCAGATCGGTTGCCTCAGCCAATACCTGCTGCGCCTCCGGCGTAATCCACTCGGCTGAGCCAGGTCCGACCCCAACCACCGTTATCTGACCTGGACGAGCCGTAGACTTGTCGATTTGATCCGGCCGCGAATCAGGAACGAGGATAAGCGAAAAGTAGGGAACATTAGCAGAATCTACATCACTGAGGTGAACTATCTGCTCCCGGCTCATCGTTGCGCGTTCAATATAGAGGGCCTTACTTAGGACCCCAGCTCTGGACAAAGCGTTTTTCACCTTCGTGAAGTTGCGGCCTAACTTCATTATCGCGAATGCGCTCCAAGGATTTAGCCGGGCGACCAATGCATCTTCTGAAAGAGTTGCAGGCAGTATAGTCAGCTCTGAATCCCTTCTAACGAGAGGAGTCGAGAGCCTTGCCGCAGCCGCCATCACGGACGGGATTCCGGGAATCACCTCGGTAGAGAAACGGTGAGCTAGCCTGTCGTGAAGATACATGAAAGAGCCATAGAAAAATGGATCGCCCTCACAAAGAACCGCGACGTCTCGACCATCATGAAGATGAGCGGCGATCTGCTCAGCCATGTCGTCATAGAACTGGGCGATGATTGCCTCGTACCCGCCTGGGTGATCCGTCGTCTGCGTTGTGATTGGGTAGATCATCGGCAACTCAATCTGCTCGAGCGTCAACTCTGAGCTCACGATACAACGCGCGTTGCTCTGGCCGTGCTTAGCTGTCGGATAAGCAACAACGTGAGCTTGCCTGATGATGCGTAGAGCTTTGAGAGTGATAAGCTCTGGATCGCCAGGTCCTAGTCCAACACCGAATAGTTGTCCTGGCATCGTGCTCTCGATCATTCTTCCTCACTTGCCAGAGCGTTGACGGCAGCCGCTGCGATGGCGCTTCCACCGCGACGTCCTCGTATTGTCAAATAAGGTAGATTCAGGGGGTTAGTCTCTAGCGCCATCTTGGACTCCGCAGCGCCGACGAAGCCAACAGGAACGCCGATGATGAGAGCGGGAGTCGGTGCACCTGCTTCGAGCATTTCGAGCAGGTGGAACAAAGCCGTGGGTGCATTTCCGATCACGACAATAGAACCGTCAAGCTTGTCGCGCCAAAGTTCCAGAGCTGCCGCACTGCGAGTCGTGTCAAATCTCCTCGCTATCTCACCAGTTTTTGGATCGCTCAGGGTGCAGATCACTTCATTGTCTTTTGGAAGCCTGGATCGGGTAATCCCATTTGCCACCATATTTGCATCACAAAATATGGGCTTTCCTGCGAGGAGCGCCTGCTCACCAACTTCAATCGCAGTCGGTGAGGCAGAGACGTATTGCGGCAGATCCGTCATCCCGCATGCGTGAATCATCCTTACCACCACCCGAGCGAGGTCTGGTGTAAAGGCGGACAGGTCGGACTCAGCCCTGATAATCTCAAAGGATTCTCGATAAATATCCTGCGCGTCTTTCTTATAAATCATCCTCACGAAAAAACCTCAATGGGTATTTCTGCCTGACATGCGGCCACGTTGTCGATGGCAGATTCAAGCGAACAGTTTGAAGCAATAAATTGCCCATTGATCCGCAAACTGTAGCCCGAGGAACTTGCTATCAGTTCGGCGGTCGCACCACTTCGCATCGCGCATTGTTTTTCACATCCTGAAATATTGACCGTCCAGCCTGGTTGTGTGTAGCGGCCGGCTAGGCGGAGCGCCAACAAAGATGCATGATGTCTCACATCAGCCAGAGAGGCATCACAGCCGACAATGCCCGCACAAGCAGCTACCCCCCGGTATCCATCTTTGCCATCAGACGATAGACCAACTGCCTCAAGCTTTGCAGTAATCTGACTGACCGAACTTTCAGGAATAGATCCGAGGACAACACCTCGCCATGGAGCCAATCGAATATCTCCATCCCATCTCTTTGCGATTGAGGCCATACACCTTATCTGCTCTGCAGTTAGTCGTCCAAGAGGAACCGAGGGAACCAAGTCTACGAAACCCACTCGCTCGCATGGGTAGATTCCTACCGGCATATCGTCGACGTCGCCTAAACCGTCGGGAAACGGACAAGCCACGAGAAAATCAGATAACGCGTCGAGCAATCGATTCATCGCTCTTGGTGCTGACGCGATTTTCCTTCCCCTTGCAGGCATTTCGAGTTCTTTTGAGATCTCGACGCACATCTTTGCAGCCTCGAGTATGCAGTCCACGGCCTCATCGACTCTTACGCCAAAGCCAGACAGGATCCCCCCGATTGCGAGGTGAAACAGAGGCGTGTTATCAACGTTCACTGCTCGTAGGGCGAGATCGTCGCAGTCGCGACCAAACCAGCGTCCTCCGCCATCGATGGCAAAACTGAACTTAGGCGGTAGACCGGCTATCACATGATCGGCGATGAGACGACGATCTAGCTCTCGAACGAATGGCTGAGTATCCAAGATCTCGCCGAAGCCTAAGCCTGCGAAGGGACTTGCCACAATATTGCGGATTCGGTCATGTAACGGTGATGGAAGAAAGCCCGCGAGGTCGAGACCGTGAACTAAGGAGCTGAGATCTTTAGTCTTAATGGCCCGCAGTTGGATATTTGATCGTGAAGTGATGTCGACGTTCCCATCCGCGAATGAAGCGGAAAGTTCTGCGACAGCGGTGAGTTGGCTTGGAGTAATCATCCCTCCCGGCACTCTTATCCGAGTGAGTAGACCGTCTTTCGCCTGGACGGCATGAAGAATTCCAGGGCAGAAACTCTCTCCAACTCTCATCATGCGACTTTCTTTCTTGACTCGCCGCCGCAAGAATCGTCGGGAAACGCAGCTCATGAATTAGGCTGCGGCCACCCGACCTTCCCCTCGGAAGCGTGTGTCATTGTGCCCAATTTAGGCACTGTTTTCGGCAGGTTTTCGGACTCACAGGCTACCTAATGGCTCCAGCTTCCCAGTCCGCAACCAGACCAGTGCTTTGTTTAGAGCTTTCGTTCCTGATTACCGCTGCGGGGCAGTTCCGGATTCTCACCGGATTCCCTTTTGGTTTGCTCCTTGGAAGCAACCACCGGAAACAGTTCGAGTATAGATCAGATAAATATTCCGAACAACGTCGTGAATTCGTGTAAAGCAACAGATGTCAACGCTTTGTCAGGCTTGCGTTTGGGGTTCGTTTGGCGGTCGTGGCTTGGGCAGGAGTCCTGACGGGTACCGAGCTTCAGATATTTTTTGCTGGTGGTGGCCCGGGCAGGAGTCCTGACGCGAAGCGCGATTCGGACATTTGTGGCGTGGTGGCTTGGGCAGGAGTCCTGACGGGTACCGAGCTTCAGATATTTTTGCTGGTGGTGGCCCGGGCAGGAGTCCAACCTGCGACCTTCGCGTTAGGAGTGCGCTGCTCTATGCAACTGAGCTACCGGGCCACGTTTCGGTAGTGTATCGCGTAGGTTGTTGGTGTTGCGGTGGTAAACTTGAGGGTGGAGAGTTTATGCCTGAGATACAGCGTCGACGTGCGGTAACGGTGAACATTGGTGGAGTTCGAGTTGGGTCGGATTCGCCGGTTGTGGTGCAGTCGATGACCAATACGGATACGGCTGATGTCGAGAGTTCGGTGCAGCAGATTGCGGCGCTGGCTCGCGCCGGCTCGGAGATGGTGCGCGTGACGGTCAACAATGACGAGGCGGCGAAGGCTGTGCCGGCGATCGTCGAGGAGCTGGCGAAGAAGGGCTGGTCGACTCCGATCATTGGCGACTTTCACTACAACGGTCACCTACTGCTGCGGAAGTATCCCGAGACGGCGAAGGCGCTCGCGAAGTACAGGATCAATCCGGGCAATGTGTCGATCGGTCGGAAGGACGATGACAACTTCCGGACGATGGTTGAGGTTGCGGTTGAGCATCAAAAGCCGGTGCGGATTGGTGTGAACTGGGGTTCGCTCGATCAGGCGCTGCTGACGAAGATGATGGACGAAAATTCGAAGTCGGCCAATCCCCTGGCCGCTCGCGACGTGATGATGGAGGCGATGGTGGTGTCGGCTCTTGATAACGCCGCTGCCGCGGAGCGGTATGGATTGCGACGGGATCAGATTATTTTGTCGGCGAAGGTGTCGGGGGTTCGAGATCTGATCGATGTTTATACCGAGTTGGCGAAGCGTTGCGACTATGCGCTGCATCTCGGGCTGACCGAGGCCGGGATGGGGATGAAGGGCGTGGTGGCTTCGGCTGCGGGTCTGGCTCCTTTGCTGCTGTCTGGGATCGGGGATACGATCCGGGTTAGTTTGACTCCGACGCCGGGTGGGGACCGGTCGGAGGAGGTGCGTTGTGGACAGCAGATTCTACAGTCGCTTGGGATTCGCAGCTTCATGCCGCAGGTGACGAGTTGCCCTGGCTGCGGCAGAACGACTTCGACCTACTTCCAAGAGCTGGCGGAGCGGATTCAGGGCTACCTTGTGGCTTCGATGCCGGAGTGGAAGAAGCAGTATCCGGGGGTCGAGGAGTTGAAGCTGGCGGTGATGGGCTGCATCGTCAATGGGCCCGGCGAGTCGAAGCATGCGAATATTGGAATCTCGCTGCCTGGGACGTTTGAGGAGCCTAAGGCTCCGGTTTATGTGGACGGCAAGCTGTTCACCACGTTGAAGGGTGATCAGATCGTTGAGGAGTTTCAGGTGATCCTTGATGAGTATGTCGAGAAACGGTATGGGCGAGTGCTGGTAGAGGTGTAGGGTACCCCCTCCCCTATCTGATTTTGCGCAAAGTCTTCGAAAGAGAGACTTTAGGTCTGGACTTCACTTGCATTCCAAAAGCTCCTTTCGTGCAAAGTATTGATTCTGTTTGGCCCAAAGTCTGGTTCGGGCACCCCTCCCCCTGTGGGTATTTTGGGCGTAAAATACTAGTATTCAATAGCTTACAGGGTGATTGTGCCTTTAAAATATTCATAATAAATGAGTTGCGCCTAAAATATTTGTTATCAATAGATTAGCCCGGATAATCTCCGGAGCTAATTCGGTTTTGGTCTTCATAACAAGTATAGCTTTTGGGGCGGAACTAATACGCCACGTGGAAGTCTCTGTTTTGCAAGGGTTTGTTTCGTTTCAGGGCTTGACAGATTTTGACGGGCCGATCAGAGCGGAAGCGTAAAAAATCGTACTCCAAGCGTTTGGGTGCTGAGGTGACACGTTCACTTGCCCCGAAATGCGTCTTCTCGTCCAAGTGCAGAGAAGCGCGTTACCAACCCGAACCGAGGCAGAAGAAAACATGGTTTCGCGCTGAGAACGCATACATTGCTATGATCCCGTATGCGTTTTTCCCTGACCTCCTTTGTTCTGATTGCGCTACTCTCCGACCTCGGTGTGTCACAACCACCTGTTCCATCCGAGGTTTATACGCTTCACGCCAAGGAGGAACGGAGGAATGGGTTCAGCATGAGCGAACAGATCACGCTGCCAAGCAGTGTCGTCTTACTTGATCATCAGCACAGCCTGTTGGTTCTGGTTCCTCAAGCAGATGGGGCATGGGTCCTTAAGCGCTTACGCGGCTGGGACACGAAGTCTCCAACGGAAGACACGTTGGAAATTACTGGAGACAAAAGCCAAGGAACGCAGGTTTCAATTAGCACTGATCTCAACTTGAGCAGGGATGGCCGGTACATCCTAGTGCGGATCAATTATCGAAGTGGAGCCATCGGACCGACCGAACGCAATCGAAGCGCGGTTGTCACTCTGATTGATCTAAAAAGCTTTACTTCGATCTCTCAGCAGACTACGACCGATCCTTTGATCGCAGATAGTGTATGGGCCTTCAATGAGAACGATGATCTCATTACGACAGGACTGGACAGACGGGTCACGGAGATTGGACCTTCCTTCCGCACGGTTACAGATCACTATTTGGCAGCTGCGCTCGAGCTGCCAACACTGCTTGCACGAGATCGCTGTGAGTATGAGTCGTTGATGAAGCTACAAGCGGGTGCAACCGGTTGGACAAAACCCGTAATCGCGAATGTAACCGATGGCTGTGCTGTTCTTGTGAGTCGAGCTAATGTCGACTCGGTCGAAGCTTTACCCGGTCCGCACACCACAGAACCCTTGAATTTCGCTCTTGGCTGCCGAGAGATGGACGTCAATAAGGAGCTACATTTGGCGCTGGCTGATTGCAGAGAAGGCAAGAGTCACGCGGACGGCATGTTTGTCACCACTTCCGCGCACACAGCGAACGTGCTCTCAACGACAACGAAGCAAAGAGTGCTCACCATTCCTCTCTCGCATAATTGGAAGGGTGTGACGGGAATTTTGGCCAGTGTAGTTTCAGGGAACTACGTGGTTCTGGTTAAACAAGGCGTTCACATCGAGGTTTACCGCTTGTCAAGCTAGCGAATGCTCCAGAATTCCGGAGCGTTCGACTTCGTAAGTCCTCATAAGTCGGCTTATGTTGAGTAATCGCCAACTGGACGCATATCGTGCATGTCGTACAAGTAAATTTTGCTCACTTGCTCTCTGAGTAGTCGTGTGTCGACCCGGGAGCCATTGTTTCAAAGATGCCGTCGTTTCTGATCAGTTTGTGAAAGATCATTGCGGCGACGTGCATCAGGATGAATGCAAAAAAGGCGAAGGCCAGGTAGTGATGTGCGCGCCATAGCAGCGTATGCAGACTGGGATTTACCGGCAGGATCGATGGCAGATGCACACTGCCGAAGAGCACCACAGGGTAGGCCGCAGCAGACAACATAGCCCAGCCGATCAGCGGCATGGCGATCATCAGTATATAGAAGATGTACTGCGATGAGATCGCAGCTAGCTTTATCGGCTCCGGTAGATCGGCGGGCAGTGAGGGCGCACCGTAGATGATGCGTAGCGTCAGACGAATCAGCGCCAGCACCAGGATGGCTATGCCGAGCGGCTTATGAATCTGGACTAATGTCAGGTACTTGCTGGTGATGGTCGAGACCATACCTACACCGATAAACAGCATGGACAGAATGCAGATTGCCATGAGCCAGTGGGGTAATCTCTGCGGCGCGGTGAAGCGTGTGCGGCTTGTCGTCATTGCCTGGCTCCTGTCGCGTTACGCGGGTAGTCGGCCTCTTCGGCGGTGCGGCTGTTGTACGACCGGGAGTACGCTGCCGAGCGTGCAGCGGGGAATGGATCATCCGACGTAGTGATTCCGGCTGGCAGTACGGTTGGGTCGAAGTTGATGTCGCGGCACGGGCCGTCGCGCTCTGGTTCGATCTGCTGCACCGTCATGGTTCCAACGTTGATCGTACGACGATCAGCGGGCCACGCCTTGTTGGGGTCCGCAGTCGGGTCGCCGGGGTTGGCAACGGTGACCATCAGATTCCAGTGCTGAGGGCCCGCGGCCACACGCTGCGTGATCTCCTGCTCGAGATAATCGGGACCGCGCTTGGCCAGATCTGCTGGCGAAATAGAAACAAGTTGCGCCGCTGGGATCAACGACCAGCGGATCGGATGCTTCGCGCCGGACTCATCGACGAACAGAAAGGAGTTGAGACTGTTGTAAGGCTCCTCCGCATAGCTCTCGGTCCATTGGTCACTCTTAGCCCAGGGGAGAAACGTAAGGAACCCCGGATTTGCGGCAATGAAGTTCTTCATCGCATCGGGATCCTTGCTTGCGGAGGCCGTCAGGAGGTCGTAAAAAGCCTGCGGATTCGAAACGGGAAAGATCGGTGCATTGATCATCGCACTGCGCCACTCCTGCCCGTCTGGCGTGGTGATGAGGATGCCGAGACCGCGCACACGCACCATTGCGTCCTCAGCATTCGGATTCGGAGTGCCAAGGTTGAACCGTCCCACAATCGGATATTGGCCCCGGACGAAGACTGGCGCTTTGGAGAGTGATGAACCTTCGCCGTTCGCCTCAAACGTTCCAGTGAAGCAGATGCCTTTCGCGTGATTGCGGCGATGACCCAATGCCGGGCCGCCCGGAGGAGCCAATCCCGCTACCAACTTTTTGGGGGTCAGCCTGTTGGGTGATAGCCATCCAGCCGTGTATGCGAAACCGACTGCGGCGATGCCCACCACCGCAGCGATGAGTACGAACGGCCAAAGCCGAAAAGGTTTCGGTGATGCAGGAGACGGAACCATTCAAACCTCGTTTCTTTCAGCTATGGTCTCAAAATCGATACCATCACGATGTTGCCGGAGACCTTCTGCCACTTGACGAAGTGTGTCCGGTCCATCGTCTGGCTTTGGCGATCTGAGCCACGAGCTGAGAATGAGAATACAAGTCGCGGGAACTCTTTCAAGATGTGCTCCTTACCCGGACGAAGTAAAAGGGGGAAGCCATAGAACCGCGTCTCCGCTTTTCCGGTCGCTAAAAAACTTTGAGAGAAAACCGTAGATAAACGATTCCTTAATTACCTGGTATTTTTTGTGATGCTTTGCGATGCAGGATTCGCTCGAGATCTTCTTTGTAGGTTAGCTCCCGGTGTCAGTGAGGCGCTGTTTCTTGCGGAGCTCAGAGAGTGGGTAAAAGGTGCCACGCCAGGTGACGCCGCCTTGCTTGAGAGTGGTGAGCATGGAACGGAGGATGGTGGATACGATGAGCGCGGCGCTGACTGGAAAGAGGACGGCGTACCAAGGGGACACTCTGCTCTTGCGACTGGATAGAACGTAGAGAAGTGCTACGGAGGCGAGAGTAAGGATCGCCGCGGTGCGGGTATTTGGGAGGGCGAGAAAGAAGACGGGAGCTATGCAGAAGACTGTGATCCAGAGGCACGAGAGAATGACGACGGTGGGGTTATAGCGGAAGATGGCGAAGAAGTTCTTCGTCATGCCGTTGAGGATGCCGGAGACGCCTCTGGCCCAGTGAACGCTGACCAGTCCCGGGCCGCTGGCGATGCGCTGACGGAAGCGCTGGCGTTTGATTCGGGTGCCAAGGGCTACGTCTTCGACGATCTCCATGCGGAGGGCCTCGTAGCCACCGAATTGTTGATAGACGGGGGTACGGAGAAGGTTGAAGGCTCCGACTCCGACTGCGTCGCGGAGGGCCTTTGGGTCCGAGACGCGCCAGAGACGGACCGCCCAGAGGCCCATGACCTGAAGGTAGCTAAGGAGCATGCCCTCGCCTGCAGATTTGACGGTAGCGGTGGGGAGGAGAACGAAGTGGTCGGCCTGGGTGGCGACGGTGTGAGCGAGAGCGAGGCGGAGGGTGTCGGGGTGGAAGAGGATATCGGCGTCGGTGAAGAGGAGATAGTGGGGCTGGTGGAGGGAGATGGCGTGGCGTGCGGCGAAGGCCATGGCGTGGGTTTTGCCGAGCCAGCCGGCGGGGAGTTCGGTGATGTGGAGAATGGTGAGTTTGTCCGGATGATTCGCGGCGAGGGCGTCCATGATCGCGCCGGTGTTGTCGGTGGAGCGGTCGTCGACGGCGATGATGTGGAGATTGGTGCAGTCCTGCTGAAGAAGAGAGTTGAGGCACGCGTCGATATTCTTTTCTTCGTTGCAAGCGGGAACGATGACGGTGATGGATGGATTGTTGGCTGGGGTTCGATTGTGTTCGGGCGCGGTGAGGTCCGGGATGCGGGGTAGACCGATGGCCGAGGTGACGGCCTTCCAGAGCCAGGCGAGGGCGATGAGCCATGAGAGCGCTGTGAGTATGGAATGGAGCGATAGGAGCACGTAAGTTCAGGGTCTCACCTCTCGGGCTTCGAGCAAAGAGGCAGCCTTGGGAATGGAGTTGTGATGGAAGTGCGTTGGTGGTTAGGGTGATCACGAGGCGGGCGAAGGAGCGCTACTTTTAGAGCGGATTTGTTGGTGTGGAGGAAGGCGACCGCAGATTCCCTTCGGGAATGACAAACCAAAAGGGCACGGCCGATTCCACGCCAACTGCTACTTGGCTCTAGTTCTCTCGATGTGCAGAGGTTGTCAGGCGGCGGTTGGGATTTCGTGATGGAGGGGTGGGGCGTAGCGGGAACCGATGGAGAAGATGACGGCGGCGAGGAGCAGGGTGATGAGGGTGGAACCGAGTCCGAGATTGAGGGTGGAGCGGTCGCTGACGGCGCCGATGATGCGGGGGGAGATGGCGTCGCCGAGGGCGTGGATGATGAAGAGCTGGCCGGCCATGGCGGTGGCGCGGATCTCCGGGCGGACGGCGTTGAGGGTGGCGGCGTTGACGGGCCCGGTACCGAGGAAGATGAGGAAGATGGCGGCTCCGAGGCCGTAGAGGGTGAGGGAGTGGGGGCCGAAGAAGCAGAGGAGAGCGGGTGGGACGGCGATGGCGGCGCTGATGGCGGGGACGAGGTAGAGGGCTTTGGAGTTGGTGCGGGACCAGCGTTGCGCGATGGTTCCACCGGTAATGGTGCCGCCGAGGCCGGCGACTACAGTGATGGCTCCCATGATGTAGGCAGCGGAAGACTGGCTGCGGCCGTCGATGCGCTGGAGGAAGGAGGGCATCCACCAGGAGATGCCTCCGAGGGAGAAGGTTACGGCTGCGTAGCCGAGGATGGAGCAGAGGTAGGCGGGGTTTTTGATGAGGGAGAGGATGGTTCCCTTTTCGAGCTTGGCTTTACCGTGTTCGCCGGCGGCTGAATCTCCGCTGGCGGCTGAGTCTCCACTGGCTCCGCGGGCTGGCTCCTTCAGGAAGATGGCGATGAGGATGGCGAGGAGGGCGGCGGGGATGGCGGAGACGATGAAGGACATGCGCCAGCCGTAGTGTTCGCCTACTGTGCCTCCGACGAGATAGCCGAGGGCTGCGCCTACGGGGATGGCTACGTTGAAGATGGTGAGGACGCGGTTGCGCTGGTCGGGCGCGTAGTAGTCGGCGAGGAGAGAGGGGGCGAAGATGCCGAAGCTGGCTTCGCCGATGCCGAGGGCGGCGTGGCGGATGTTGAGCGAGTCGTAGGAGTGGACGGTGGCGGTGAGGAAGTTGATCGCGGCCCAGAAGAGGGCGGCGATGACGATCATGGGCTTGCGGGGGAAGCGGTCGCCTAGCCATCCGGTGATGGGCGAGGTGAACATGTAGGCGATCATGAACCAGAAGGTGAGGGTGCCGATGTGTTCGTCGGAGAGGTGGAACTCGGCTTTGACTTGTTCCTGCACGCCGGGGAGGATGTAGCGGTCGATGTAGTTGACGAAGTTGAGGGCGGTGAGGAGGACGAGGGCGGTGGTGGCTCCGGCGACGGAGGGGGCGCGGGAGGGTTCGGGCTTCTGCGTGGTCGAGGAGGCCATCTCGCTGGAAGGATAGCAGGTGGGTTTTCAGGTGATTTTTTTGTGGCGTGGTGGAGAGGTGGTTTTGTTAGGGATATGGGATTTTCGGGGTGTTTTGTGGTGGTGAATTGGTGGTGAGGATGTGGTGATTTGCGTGGCTGATGTGGTGTTTTGGCTGGCGCTTTTTCGGGGGTGAAAAATGCGCCAGGTTTTAGATTTATTTTTGCGGGGCTACTTCGGGCGGGACTCTTCGCGGGGATAGGTGGCGGTGACTACGGTGGAGATGCCGCCGCGGGGGCGGAAGTCGCCGACGATGACGGCCCAGACGGGGTCGCAGGCTTTGACGACGTCGTCAAGGACCTGGTTGACGATGTTTTCCTGGAAGATACCGAGGTTGCGGTAGGTGAAGAGGTATTCCTTGAGGGATTTGAGCTCGAGGCAGCTGTGGCGGGGCATGTAGCGGATGGTGAGGCGGCCGAAGTCGGGGAGGCCGGTCTTGGGGCAGACGGAGGTGAACTCGGGGTCGTCGACGAGGATCTCGTAGGCCTTGAACTGGTTCTGCCAGGTCTCGATGGCGGGGAAGGTGGCGTCGAGGCCGGACTTGGCGTGGTCGTCGGTGTAGCCGGTGGTGTGGGTTGGGGCGGTCGGGAGGGTCGCGGTGCTCATGGTTCTATTTTAGCTTGCCTGGCGCGGTTTTTTGGTTTGTGGCGGATGGTCGGGCTGGGGTGGATCGTGCGGGGCGAGCGGGATTGCGGTGGCGCGGAGGGTCCAGGTGCGGCCGTTGTGGCGGAGGTCGGTGAGGGTGAGGGGGGCGATGTCGATGCGCCAGAAGGATTGGGGTGGGGCGTTGAGGGTGTGGAGGATGGCGGCGCGGATGACGGTGGGGTGGGTGATGGCGATGGTGTGGAGGGTGCCTTCGGTTGCAACGGTGTCGAGCCAGGCTGCGATGCGGGTAACGAGGCTGGTGATGGATTCGC
This Tunturibacter gelidoferens DNA region includes the following protein-coding sequences:
- a CDS encoding glycosyltransferase, with protein sequence MLLSLHSILTALSWLIALAWLWKAVTSAIGLPRIPDLTAPEHNRTPANNPSITVIVPACNEEKNIDACLNSLLQQDCTNLHIIAVDDRSTDNTGAIMDALAANHPDKLTILHITELPAGWLGKTHAMAFAARHAISLHQPHYLLFTDADILFHPDTLRLALAHTVATQADHFVLLPTATVKSAGEGMLLSYLQVMGLWAVRLWRVSDPKALRDAVGVGAFNLLRTPVYQQFGGYEALRMEIVEDVALGTRIKRQRFRQRIASGPGLVSVHWARGVSGILNGMTKNFFAIFRYNPTVVILSCLWITVFCIAPVFFLALPNTRTAAILTLASVALLYVLSSRKSRVSPWYAVLFPVSAALIVSTILRSMLTTLKQGGVTWRGTFYPLSELRKKQRLTDTGS
- a CDS encoding precorrin-2 C(20)-methyltransferase, with product MPGQLFGVGLGPGDPELITLKALRIIRQAHVVAYPTAKHGQSNARCIVSSELTLEQIELPMIYPITTQTTDHPGGYEAIIAQFYDDMAEQIAAHLHDGRDVAVLCEGDPFFYGSFMYLHDRLAHRFSTEVIPGIPSVMAAAARLSTPLVRRDSELTILPATLSEDALVARLNPWSAFAIMKLGRNFTKVKNALSRAGVLSKALYIERATMSREQIVHLSDVDSANVPYFSLILVPDSRPDQIDKSTARPGQITVVGVGPGSAEWITPEAQQVLAEATDLVGYQRYLDRVPLRSGQRRFGSDNKVEAERAQHALSLAASGRRVCVVSSGDPGIFAMATAVLESVDQGPEAWRSLDIRIVPGISAMQAAAARIGAPLGHDFCVLSLSDRLKPWEVIVKRLHAVASADFALAIYNPISSERKWQLAEAQAILSGYRAPETPVVFARAVGRPDEKIVITDLARFDPDLADMQTLILVGSSTTRNLALSNHREMIYTPRTYGV
- the cobG gene encoding precorrin-3B synthase, which translates into the protein MSCVSRRFLRRRVKKESRMMRVGESFCPGILHAVQAKDGLLTRIRVPGGMITPSQLTAVAELSASFADGNVDITSRSNIQLRAIKTKDLSSLVHGLDLAGFLPSPLHDRIRNIVASPFAGLGFGEILDTQPFVRELDRRLIADHVIAGLPPKFSFAIDGGGRWFGRDCDDLALRAVNVDNTPLFHLAIGGILSGFGVRVDEAVDCILEAAKMCVEISKELEMPARGRKIASAPRAMNRLLDALSDFLVACPFPDGLGDVDDMPVGIYPCERVGFVDLVPSVPLGRLTAEQIRCMASIAKRWDGDIRLAPWRGVVLGSIPESSVSQITAKLEAVGLSSDGKDGYRGVAACAGIVGCDASLADVRHHASLLALRLAGRYTQPGWTVNISGCEKQCAMRSGATAELIASSSGYSLRINGQFIASNCSLESAIDNVAACQAEIPIEVFS
- the ispG gene encoding flavodoxin-dependent (E)-4-hydroxy-3-methylbut-2-enyl-diphosphate synthase, translated to MPEIQRRRAVTVNIGGVRVGSDSPVVVQSMTNTDTADVESSVQQIAALARAGSEMVRVTVNNDEAAKAVPAIVEELAKKGWSTPIIGDFHYNGHLLLRKYPETAKALAKYRINPGNVSIGRKDDDNFRTMVEVAVEHQKPVRIGVNWGSLDQALLTKMMDENSKSANPLAARDVMMEAMVVSALDNAAAAERYGLRRDQIILSAKVSGVRDLIDVYTELAKRCDYALHLGLTEAGMGMKGVVASAAGLAPLLLSGIGDTIRVSLTPTPGGDRSEEVRCGQQILQSLGIRSFMPQVTSCPGCGRTTSTYFQELAERIQGYLVASMPEWKKQYPGVEELKLAVMGCIVNGPGESKHANIGISLPGTFEEPKAPVYVDGKLFTTLKGDQIVEEFQVILDEYVEKRYGRVLVEV
- a CDS encoding catalase family peroxidase, translating into MVPSPASPKPFRLWPFVLIAAVVGIAAVGFAYTAGWLSPNRLTPKKLVAGLAPPGGPALGHRRNHAKGICFTGTFEANGEGSSLSKAPVFVRGQYPIVGRFNLGTPNPNAEDAMVRVRGLGILITTPDGQEWRSAMINAPIFPVSNPQAFYDLLTASASKDPDAMKNFIAANPGFLTFLPWAKSDQWTESYAEEPYNSLNSFLFVDESGAKHPIRWSLIPAAQLVSISPADLAKRGPDYLEQEITQRVAAGPQHWNLMVTVANPGDPTADPNKAWPADRRTINVGTMTVQQIEPERDGPCRDINFDPTVLPAGITTSDDPFPAARSAAYSRSYNSRTAEEADYPRNATGARQ
- a CDS encoding cytochrome b — its product is MTTSRTRFTAPQRLPHWLMAICILSMLFIGVGMVSTITSKYLTLVQIHKPLGIAILVLALIRLTLRIIYGAPSLPADLPEPIKLAAISSQYIFYILMIAMPLIGWAMLSAAAYPVVLFGSVHLPSILPVNPSLHTLLWRAHHYLAFAFFAFILMHVAAMIFHKLIRNDGIFETMAPGSTHDYSESK
- a CDS encoding precorrin-8X methylmutase, with translation MIYKKDAQDIYRESFEIIRAESDLSAFTPDLARVVVRMIHACGMTDLPQYVSASPTAIEVGEQALLAGKPIFCDANMVANGITRSRLPKDNEVICTLSDPKTGEIARRFDTTRSAAALELWRDKLDGSIVVIGNAPTALFHLLEMLEAGAPTPALIIGVPVGFVGAAESKMALETNPLNLPYLTIRGRRGGSAIAAAAVNALASEEE